From Lolium perenne isolate Kyuss_39 chromosome 5, Kyuss_2.0, whole genome shotgun sequence, a single genomic window includes:
- the LOC139831850 gene encoding CASP-like protein 5A1 — translation MVTVGVASSVPTADLSDGQLRRRSTRASVPTAPTFGRRHTACLPYFVAVVALQCMGSLAMAVVDVYAILVGRSFQTPRVVSILSIGDWITGALTFSAASAASGITVLINDDLEFCYDNP, via the exons ATGGTGACCGTCGGTGTAGCCAGCAGTGTGCCGACGGCCGACCTGTCCGACGGTCAGCTCCGTCGCCGGTCGACGAGggcttctgtgccgacggccccgacatttggccgtcggcacacggCGTGTCTCCC CTACTTCGTGGCAGTAGTAGCTTTGCAATGCATGGGGAGCCTCGCCATGGCCGTTGTGGATGTCTATGCAATTCTTGTCGGACGTTCCTTCCAGACACCCCGAGTTGTCAGCATACTTAGCATTGGGGACTGG ATCACAGGAGCCCTGACCTTCAGTGCTGCATCTGCAGCCTCAGGCATCACCGTTCTCATCAACGATGACCTGGAATTTTGCTATGATAATCCCTAA